A single window of Solanum dulcamara chromosome 5, daSolDulc1.2, whole genome shotgun sequence DNA harbors:
- the LOC129890135 gene encoding protein SPA1-RELATED 2 — translation MDEAVDEAIGDEVNGLDAIDGRQLRSKEIDYTLRSGNSIMLQSHEVVTLGEGDHYQTTPNLFTDNLDRKNLDRIGSSEHASASPRCMSDAGVMVEELTLRNYNGKNLAVVGTLGNKETMHIRPNQWFYQLAGGSACASSHGEAAYRDRCRTSSGLWEEEDGDTLFTGFLNLNQNTLNENRNLDTENLQNNGDKAVLNNVLPSSEGIRSKIISKSGFSEYFVKSTLKGKGIICKTQLPRVSARESRGQIHSQCINASSTVASMDAFVNPNVYQNGISLRERLKAGGNKLNKDEGLYIFKQVLGLVDFAHSQGISVQDLRPSCFKLLRSNQVVYSGASLHTQLTEFVVDRGVSQSENNQKERSSAGENMSSLVDPCVKKQKLSGDTHLKMKWPQYPFKSGHKSSCKNAKLNAAQGYGDESNEEDCLKTEPNNPTKFRLPQLSIMSKPLLTSMSFKLEEKWYTSPELFSEGGGCTFSSNIYCLGVLLFELLGSFDCERSHASAMLDLRHRILPSCFLSENPKEAGFCLWLLHPEPSARPTTREILQSEVIAEIKELPGDVSLSSIHEEESESELLLYFLMSLKDQKQKDATKLVEELKCIEADVQEVQRRRSSKAPLASSRPESLVQQQNWYIQKGASSSEVYPKLPPVCENETRLIKNIKQLESAYSSMRSNIQPFDDVGMVRRTEEVFNNKENFTSTENDKGKYKPTDRLGGFFDGLCKYGRYSKFRARGILRNADLNNFANVICSLSFDRDEEYLAAGGVSKKIKIFEYHALLDDSVDIHYPIIEMSNRSKLSSICWNSYIRNYLATTDYDGVVKLWDASTGQAFLHLTEHNERAWSVDFSRVNPTTLASGSDDHLVKLWSINEKNSVCTIRNKANVCSVQFSPDSSHFLAYSSADYKTYCYDLRNTSAPWCILAGHEKSVSYAKFLDAEMLISASTDNSLKIWDLNKTNSSGYSTDACVLTLKGHTNEKNFVGLSVNNGYITCGSETNEVFAYYKSLPMPITSYKFGSIDPISGKETDDDNGQFVSSVCWRQKSNTVLAASSSGCIKLLEMV, via the exons ATGGATGAAGCTGTTGATGAAGCTATTGGCGATGAGGTGAACGGACTGGATGCCATTGATGGTAGACAACTTCGAAGTAAGGAGATTGACTATACTTTGAGGTCTGGGAACTCCATTATGCTGCAATCACATGAAGTAGTCACACTCGGTGAGGGTGATCATTACCAAACTACTCCGAATTTGTTTACAGATAATCTCGACAGAAAGAATCTGGACAGGATAGGATCTTCAGAACATGCAAGTGCTAGTCCCCGTTGTATGAGTGATGCTGGGGTCATGGTTGAAGAATTGACACTGAGAAACTACAATGGGAAGAACTTGGCTGTAGTTGGTACCTTGGGCAATAAAGAAACAATGCATATTAGACCAAACCAGTGGTTTTATCAGCTAGCAGGTGGATCTGCATGCGCAAGCTCACATGGGGAAGCTGCCTATAGAGACAGGTGTAGGACATCATCGGGTCTCTGGGAGGAAGAAGACGGAGACACATTATTTACCGGATTTCTGAATCTGAATCAGAACACATTAAATGAAAATCGTAATCTAGACACAGAAAATTTGCAGAATAATGGTGATAAAGCTGTTTTGAACAATGTATTACCCTCTTCTGAGGGTATCCGTAGTAAGATTATCTCCAAGTCGGGGTTTTCTGAGTATTTTGTGAAAAGCACATTGAAAGGCAAAGGAATCATTTGCAAAACACAGTTACCCCGAGTATCTGCTCGTGAGTCTCGAGGCCAGATTCATTCGCAGTGCATTAATGCTTCTTCCACCGTTGCAAGCATGGATGCATTTGTTAATCCCAATGTCTATCAAAATGGGATCAGTTTAAGAGAACGGCTAAAAGCTGGGGGGAATAAGTTAAACAAAGATGAAGGCTTGTACATCTTCAAACAAGTTCTGGGTTTGGTGGATTTTGCTCACTCTCAAGGAATTAGCGTACAAGACTTGCGTCCATCTTGCTTTAAATTATTGCGCTCAAACCAAGTTGTATATAGTGGAGCGTCTTTACACACTCAGTTGACTGAATTTGTGGTTGATCGAGGTGTTTCCCAGTCAGAGAATAATCAGAAAGAGAGAAGTTCAGCTGGGGAAAACATGTCTTCCTTGGTCGATCCTTGTGTAAAGAAGCAAAAACTTAGTGGAGACACGCACCTGAAGATGAAGTGGCCTCAATACCCCTTCAAGTCAGGCCATAAATCTTCTTGCAAAAATGCAAAATTAAATGCTGCACAAGGCTATGGTGATGAGTCAAATGAAGAGGATTGCCTCAAGACAGAACCTAACAACCCGACCAAATTTAGATTGCCTCAACTATCCATTATGTCAAAACCATTGCTGACTTCCATGAGCTTTAAGTTGGAGGAGAAGTGGTACACCAGTCCTGAGCTGTTTAGTGAGGGTGGCGGCTGCACATtttcatcaaacatctactgcCTGGGGGTTCTTCTCTTTGAG TTGCTTGGCTCATTTGACTGTGAAAGGTCTCATGCTTCTGCAATGCTGGATCTTCGCCATAGAATTCTTCCCTCTTGTTTCCTATCAGAGAATCCCAAAGAAGCTGGATTTTGTCTTTGGCTGCTCCATCCAGAACCTTCAGCACGTCCAACAACAAG GGAAATCTTACAGTCTGAAGTTATTGCTGAGATTAAAGAATTACCTGGAGACGTCTCACTGTCATCTATACACGAAGAGGAATCTGAGTCAGAGTTATTATTATACTTCCTCATGTCACTGAAAGATCAAAAGCAGAAGGATGCCACAAAGTTAGTGGAAGAACTCAAATGTATAGAAGCAGATGTCCAAGAGGTTCAGAGGCGTCGAAGCAGCAAAGCCCCTTTAGCGTCTTCACGCCCGGAGTCTCTTGTTCAGCAGCAGAACTGGTATATTCAGAAAGGAGCATCAAGTTCAGAAGTGTATCCGAAGCTTCCACCTGTATGTGAGAATGAAACTAGATTGATCAAGAATATCAAGCAGCTTGAGAGTGCTTACTCCTCCATGAGATCCAATATTCAGCCGTTTGATGATGTTGGCATGGTCCGTAGAACTGAAGAAGTTTTTAACAATAAGGAGAACTTTACCTCGACAGAAAATGATAAAGGGAAGTATAAACCGACAGATCGGCTTGGAGGTTTCTTTGATGGCTTATGCAAGTATGGTAGGTATAGCAAGTTCAGAGCTAGGGGAATATTAAGAAATGCAGATCTGAACAATTTTGCAAATGTCATTTGTTCTCTAAGCTTTGATAGGGATGAGGAATATTTAGCTGCTGGTGGGGTgtcaaagaaaattaaaatatttgagtatCATGCTCTCCTTGATGATTCTGTTGACATTCATTACCCAATTATTGAGATGTCAAATAGATCTAAGCTCAGCAGCATTTGCTGGAACAGCTATATCAGGAACTATCTGGCTACCACTGACTATGATGGTGTGGTTAAG TTATGGGATGCGTCTACTGGTCAAGCTTTTTTGCATTTGACTGAGCATAATGAAAGGGCATGGTCTGTAGATTTTTCTCGTGTGAATCCCACAACGTTAGCCAGTGGAAGTGATGATCATTTGGTGAAACTTTGGAGCATCAATGAG AAGAACAGCGTGTGCACGATCAGAAACAAAGCAAATGTTTGCAGTGTTCAGTTTTCACCTGACTCCAGTCATTTTCTGGCTTATAGCTCTGCTGATTACAAGACTTATTGCTATGATCTTCGTAATACCTCAGCTCCTTGGTGTATATTGGCTGGCCATGAGAAATCTGTTAGTTATGCAAAATTTTTGGATGCTGAAATGCTCATTTCTGCATCCACTGACAACAGTCTGAAGATATGGGATCTCAATAAAACCAACTCAAGTGGCTATTCGACCGATGCTTGTGTCTTAACCCTTAAAGGGCACACCAACGAGAAG AATTTTGTGGGATTATCTGTGAACAATGGATACATAACTTGCGGGTCAGAAACAAATGAG GTCTTTGCGTATTACAAATCTCTGCCTATGCCTATTACTTCTTACAAGTTTGGCTCTATTGATCCAATATCTGGTAAAGAGACCGATGACGACAATGGACAATTTGTCTCAAGCGTTTGCTGGAGACAAAAGTCAAACACTGTTCTTGCTGCCAGTTCCAGTGGCTGCATAAAACTACTCGAGATGGTTTAG